In the Flavobacterium sp. J372 genome, one interval contains:
- a CDS encoding UDP-glucuronic acid decarboxylase family protein encodes MKKVLITGVAGFIGSHLCDRFVKEGCHVIAMDNLITGNLKNIEHLFMLKNFEFYHHDITKFVNIPGELDYILHFASPASPIDYLRIPIQTLKVGSLGTHNLLGLARVKKARILIASTSEVYGDPLVHPQTEEYYGNVNTIGPRGVYDEAKRFQESLTMAYHTFHGVDVRIVRIFNTYGPRMRLNDGRVIPAFIGQALRGEDLTVFGDGSQTRSFCYIDDQVEGIFRLLHSDYCLPVNIGNPDEITIKDFAEEIIKLTGTNQKIIYQPLPLNDPLQRRPSIDKAKALLDWEPKVDRAEGMQKTYDYFRSLSEEELMLEEHKDFSEFIH; translated from the coding sequence ATGAAAAAAGTACTGATAACAGGCGTGGCCGGTTTTATTGGCTCACACCTCTGCGACAGGTTTGTTAAAGAAGGCTGCCACGTGATTGCCATGGATAACCTGATTACTGGAAACCTCAAAAATATAGAGCATTTGTTCATGCTTAAGAATTTTGAATTTTACCACCACGACATCACAAAGTTTGTAAACATTCCCGGTGAACTTGATTATATATTACACTTCGCATCCCCGGCGAGCCCTATAGATTATCTGCGTATTCCCATACAGACCTTAAAGGTCGGTTCGCTCGGTACTCATAACCTGCTCGGGCTGGCACGCGTAAAAAAAGCCCGCATCCTCATCGCTTCAACTTCGGAAGTATACGGAGATCCGCTAGTGCATCCTCAAACTGAAGAATACTATGGTAATGTTAATACTATTGGCCCCCGTGGCGTGTATGATGAGGCAAAACGCTTTCAGGAATCGCTTACCATGGCTTACCATACATTTCATGGTGTTGATGTACGCATAGTAAGGATTTTTAATACCTACGGCCCCAGGATGCGGCTGAATGACGGCCGTGTTATACCTGCTTTTATAGGCCAGGCGCTTCGTGGAGAAGACCTTACTGTGTTTGGTGATGGCAGCCAGACACGCTCATTCTGCTATATTGATGACCAGGTGGAGGGCATTTTCAGGCTGCTGCATTCTGATTACTGCCTTCCGGTAAACATTGGCAATCCTGATGAAATTACTATTAAGGATTTTGCAGAAGAGATTATAAAGCTTACCGGTACAAATCAAAAGATAATATACCAGCCGCTGCCGCTAAACGACCCGTTGCAGCGAAGGCCCAGTATAGATAAAGCCAAGGCTCTGCTGGATTGGGAGCCCAAAGTTGACCGTGCTGAAGGCATGCAGAAAACGTATGATTACTTCCGCTCTTTGTCAGAGGAAGAATTGATGCTGGAAGAGCATAAAGATTTCTCAGAATTCATCCATTAA
- a CDS encoding zinc-dependent alcohol dehydrogenase yields the protein MIAMNFRGPFRVRADRDKPIPEIEHPNDAIVKVLRSCICGSDLHLYHGLVPDTRVGSTFGHEFVGEIVEVGSSVQNVKVGDKVIVPFNIACGKCAFCRQELFGNCHESNPEATAVGGIFGYSHTAGGFDGGQAEYVRVPYADVGPTVIPDWMDPDDAVLLTDVVPTGYQAAEMGGILPGDTVVVFGAGPVGIMAAKCAWLFGAGRVIVIDQLDYRLEFVQKFAQCEAYNFNYLGDVVEFIKHTTDSLGADVCIDAVGCEAAGDAMNTLLGRKLLLQGGTTTALHWAINSVKKGGIVSIVGVYGPVNALVPIGNVVNKGITIRANQASVKRLLPRLIEHVKNGVLSPKDMITHRIPLHEVAEGYHIFSAKLDNCIKPVLIPS from the coding sequence ATGATAGCAATGAATTTCAGAGGTCCCTTCCGTGTTAGGGCTGACAGGGACAAGCCGATACCCGAAATAGAGCATCCGAATGATGCTATTGTAAAAGTGCTGCGCTCGTGCATCTGCGGAAGCGACCTGCACTTGTACCATGGCCTGGTTCCTGACACGCGCGTGGGTTCAACCTTCGGACATGAATTTGTAGGCGAAATTGTAGAAGTCGGTTCATCTGTACAAAATGTAAAGGTGGGTGATAAGGTTATAGTTCCGTTCAACATAGCGTGCGGTAAGTGTGCCTTCTGCCGCCAGGAGCTTTTTGGAAACTGCCATGAGTCTAACCCGGAAGCTACAGCAGTTGGCGGTATTTTTGGATACTCTCACACTGCAGGCGGATTTGACGGGGGGCAGGCAGAGTATGTGCGTGTACCCTATGCCGATGTAGGACCGACCGTTATACCCGACTGGATGGATCCTGATGATGCGGTGCTGCTGACAGATGTAGTGCCAACAGGTTACCAGGCTGCGGAGATGGGCGGAATATTACCGGGTGATACTGTTGTTGTTTTCGGCGCAGGCCCGGTAGGTATTATGGCAGCAAAATGTGCATGGCTGTTTGGCGCGGGGCGTGTAATTGTGATAGACCAGCTTGATTACAGGCTTGAGTTTGTACAGAAATTTGCACAGTGTGAGGCATATAACTTCAACTACCTGGGCGATGTGGTTGAGTTTATAAAGCATACTACTGACTCCCTTGGGGCAGATGTATGTATTGATGCCGTAGGCTGTGAGGCAGCGGGCGATGCAATGAATACATTGCTCGGGCGTAAATTACTGCTGCAGGGCGGCACTACAACAGCGCTGCATTGGGCTATAAACTCTGTAAAAAAAGGCGGAATAGTTTCAATTGTAGGTGTTTACGGCCCTGTGAATGCGCTAGTCCCTATAGGCAATGTGGTTAACAAGGGTATTACGATAAGGGCAAACCAGGCATCTGTAAAAAGGCTGCTTCCAAGGCTTATTGAGCATGTAAAGAACGGTGTATTGTCGCCAAAAGACATGATTACACACCGCATTCCGCTTCATGAAGTGGCAGAAGGCTACCACATCTTCTCGGCAAAGCTGGATAACTGTATCAAGCCTGTACTCATCCCGTCTTAA
- a CDS encoding DUF1003 domain-containing protein gives MQTHGVDTSNVVARNISVLLERSKEEEKKRPAEAKIADAITGFTGSMAFVYLHLAIFGVWIFWNLGLTGLKPFDPSFVVLAMVASVEAIFLSTFVLISQNRTSIQADKRAELDLQVSLLAEHELTQLIILVHAISSKIGVDIPEDVKINQITKDIRPEKVMDEMEKKADEKRN, from the coding sequence ATGCAAACACATGGCGTAGATACGTCAAACGTGGTGGCGCGCAATATCAGCGTATTGCTTGAGCGCAGTAAGGAGGAGGAAAAGAAGCGACCCGCTGAAGCCAAAATTGCCGATGCCATCACAGGCTTTACAGGCAGTATGGCTTTTGTGTACCTGCACTTGGCAATCTTCGGGGTTTGGATATTCTGGAATCTAGGGCTTACCGGCCTGAAGCCTTTTGACCCTTCTTTTGTTGTGCTGGCAATGGTAGCATCTGTTGAAGCTATATTTCTTTCCACATTTGTACTGATAAGCCAGAACCGTACAAGCATTCAGGCTGATAAGCGTGCAGAACTTGACCTGCAGGTATCTTTGCTTGCAGAGCATGAACTTACGCAACTTATAATACTTGTTCATGCCATATCAAGTAAAATAGGGGTAGATATTCCTGAAGATGTTAAGATCAATCAAATTACAAAAGACATCCGGCCTGAAAAGGTAATGGATGAGATGGAAAAGAAAGCTGATGAAAAACGTAACTGA
- a CDS encoding TIGR04290 family methyltransferase translates to MKNVTDNQGSQEQLKNIGDKIDELGPWFHNIHLPDGTQTAPNHFLGDFPTFKWDNIRQHIPRNMIGLKVLDIGCNAGFYSIEMAKRGAHVVAIDLDEHYLKQARWVTEQFGMSDVITFKKMQVYDLAKYAGEFDLVLFMGVFYHLRYPLLALDIVAQKASNHFIFQTLAMPGKEEMEVPADIPFHERDILKDPAYPSMAFIEKSLAGDYTNWWVPNHQGVVSMLRSCGFTVETMPEDETYVCRKDPNLLTDFNTWNYSEYLSATGQEWEQEVEKKTRQKF, encoded by the coding sequence ATGAAAAACGTAACTGATAATCAGGGTTCTCAAGAGCAATTGAAAAATATCGGGGACAAAATTGATGAATTGGGTCCATGGTTCCATAACATCCACCTGCCCGACGGTACCCAAACTGCGCCAAATCATTTCCTGGGCGACTTTCCCACGTTTAAATGGGATAATATACGCCAGCATATTCCACGCAACATGATTGGCTTGAAGGTGCTTGACATTGGCTGTAATGCAGGATTCTATTCCATCGAAATGGCTAAGCGGGGAGCACATGTTGTGGCTATTGACCTTGACGAACATTACCTGAAACAGGCACGCTGGGTAACCGAACAATTTGGGATGAGTGACGTGATCACCTTTAAAAAAATGCAGGTGTATGACCTTGCAAAGTATGCCGGGGAGTTTGATCTGGTGCTGTTTATGGGGGTATTTTACCACCTGCGCTACCCGTTGCTGGCACTTGATATTGTAGCGCAGAAGGCCTCAAATCACTTCATATTCCAGACTTTGGCAATGCCCGGCAAGGAAGAGATGGAAGTGCCGGCTGACATACCTTTCCATGAAAGGGATATACTTAAAGACCCCGCCTACCCGTCAATGGCATTTATCGAAAAAAGCCTTGCAGGTGACTATACAAACTGGTGGGTGCCCAACCATCAGGGAGTCGTGTCAATGCTCCGAAGTTGCGGTTTTACTGTTGAAACCATGCCTGAAGACGAAACCTATGTTTGCCGCAAAGACCCAAACCTGCTGACTGATTTCAACACGTGGAATTACTCCGAATACCTTTCGGCAACGGGGCAGGAGTGGGAGCAGGAAGTGGAAAAAAAGACCCGCCAGAAATTTTAG
- a CDS encoding YqjF family protein, with product MAFDDEILSYQSNRAYPLPDKPWKYYQEWHDTIFLHWRANPKALKAMLPETLELDLYDGVAWVSLVAFSVKGMRPRSLPSISFLSDFHEINIRTYVKRNGIPGIYFLTIEAGKLLPAILARLLIGVPYVTSKIKREEHQYYGSSKNGYLELDYSVGGLIAQKSPLEIWLSERHALFENKNDKIFRVDIHHWPWQLHQVKLRTQLTVYSALNECVIKMKPDLIHFAPPLKILMWGREWM from the coding sequence ATGGCATTTGACGATGAGATACTTAGCTATCAGAGCAACAGGGCTTATCCGCTGCCTGATAAACCCTGGAAGTATTATCAGGAGTGGCATGATACTATTTTTCTGCACTGGCGCGCAAACCCAAAAGCCCTGAAAGCCATGCTGCCCGAAACGCTTGAACTGGATTTATATGATGGCGTTGCCTGGGTTTCACTGGTGGCATTTTCTGTGAAAGGGATGCGGCCGCGCAGCTTGCCATCGATATCTTTTCTGTCTGATTTTCATGAGATTAATATAAGGACGTATGTAAAGCGCAACGGTATCCCGGGTATTTATTTCCTCACCATTGAAGCCGGTAAACTGCTGCCGGCAATTTTGGCGCGCCTGCTCATAGGGGTGCCGTACGTCACTTCAAAGATAAAAAGAGAAGAGCATCAATATTACGGATCGAGTAAAAACGGGTATCTTGAACTCGATTATTCTGTCGGCGGATTGATAGCCCAAAAGTCACCTCTTGAAATATGGCTCTCGGAAAGGCATGCGTTGTTCGAAAACAAAAATGACAAAATTTTCAGGGTTGACATCCATCACTGGCCTTGGCAGCTGCACCAGGTAAAGTTACGTACACAACTTACTGTATATTCTGCTTTAAACGAGTGTGTTATAAAGATGAAACCAGATTTAATACATTTTGCGCCACCTTTAAAAATACTTATGTGGGGTCGTGAATGGATGTGA
- a CDS encoding isoaspartyl peptidase/L-asparaginase yields MRLIIHGGLLETDDPNEINAIKKSMTEIVQKGYEYLKIHSAVETVVYTITLLEDDPLYDAGTGSQLQQDGIIRMNAALSDGSKPEITAVINIESVRNPIKIAEKLIGYKDKALSANKAREFAMQHGFEEYSVEIPKTRKEFEEETKPGGKGTVGCVALDADGNIAAGTSTGGKGKQLAGRVADSGTIAGNYANKYCGISCTGTGEDIVNNALAAKIVVRVTDGFTIEEAFEKSFNELKEVDGDAGAIGLDKDGRFYQQNSKAKVCYATFDGEELELFSE; encoded by the coding sequence ATGAGACTAATAATTCACGGGGGCCTTTTGGAGACCGATGACCCAAATGAGATTAACGCTATTAAAAAATCAATGACCGAAATCGTGCAAAAAGGATACGAATATTTAAAAATACATTCCGCGGTTGAAACTGTAGTGTACACAATCACGCTTCTTGAAGATGACCCGCTGTACGATGCCGGTACAGGCTCACAACTGCAGCAGGATGGCATCATTCGGATGAATGCGGCGCTGAGTGATGGCTCCAAGCCTGAAATTACTGCCGTGATCAATATTGAAAGTGTGAGAAATCCTATAAAAATTGCAGAAAAGCTCATTGGGTATAAAGACAAGGCACTGTCGGCCAACAAGGCCAGGGAGTTTGCCATGCAGCATGGATTCGAAGAATATTCTGTCGAGATACCTAAGACAAGAAAGGAATTTGAGGAGGAAACCAAACCGGGCGGCAAAGGCACCGTAGGATGCGTAGCGCTTGATGCTGACGGCAACATTGCGGCAGGGACCTCAACCGGAGGAAAAGGCAAGCAGCTGGCAGGCCGCGTGGCTGACAGCGGTACCATTGCCGGTAATTACGCCAATAAATACTGTGGGATAAGCTGTACCGGCACAGGTGAAGATATCGTCAACAATGCGCTGGCGGCTAAAATAGTGGTAAGGGTAACCGACGGCTTTACGATTGAGGAAGCTTTTGAAAAATCATTTAATGAGCTGAAGGAAGTTGACGGTGATGCCGGGGCAATCGGGCTTGATAAAGATGGCAGGTTTTACCAGCAAAATTCTAAAGCCAAAGTATGTTATGCAACTTTTGACGGCGAAGAGTTGGAGTTGTTTTCGGAATAG
- a CDS encoding SDR family oxidoreductase has translation MEGSTKYEKQEVAGKSIVVTGGTTGIGRATAILLAAEGADVIIVGLDEQHLNDALEDINKTAKGQVHGLLADLATEEGIKAVFEKVDSTFDRLDIFVNNAALPYGSVTEGNYNEWQRVINTNLLAYLACTAEAVNRMEPNKEGHIVNIGSMSADVREETSSVYVAAKSGIQGFSESLRKEINPKGIKLSLIEPGAVDTDMQAESTEQKKENVENLEMMTADDIAYAVLYCITQPKRCDVAELKVRPHLQLI, from the coding sequence ATGGAAGGATCAACCAAGTATGAAAAACAGGAAGTTGCAGGAAAGTCGATAGTGGTAACCGGCGGTACTACAGGCATTGGCAGGGCTACCGCTATTTTACTGGCAGCCGAAGGGGCTGATGTCATTATCGTGGGGCTTGATGAGCAGCACCTTAATGACGCGTTGGAAGACATCAACAAAACCGCGAAGGGGCAGGTGCATGGCTTGTTGGCTGACCTTGCTACCGAAGAAGGTATAAAAGCTGTTTTTGAAAAAGTGGACAGCACGTTTGACAGGCTTGACATCTTCGTGAACAATGCCGCCCTTCCCTACGGAAGCGTAACTGAAGGCAACTACAACGAGTGGCAGCGTGTAATTAATACAAACCTGCTAGCCTACCTTGCTTGTACTGCCGAAGCCGTAAACCGCATGGAACCGAATAAAGAAGGCCATATTGTGAATATAGGCTCTATGAGTGCTGATGTGCGTGAAGAGACCAGTTCGGTATACGTTGCGGCAAAATCGGGAATCCAGGGCTTCAGCGAATCGCTCAGAAAGGAAATAAATCCTAAAGGCATAAAACTAAGCCTGATAGAGCCCGGCGCTGTTGATACTGATATGCAGGCTGAAAGCACAGAACAGAAAAAAGAGAATGTTGAAAACCTTGAAATGATGACGGCTGATGATATTGCCTATGCCGTTCTTTACTGCATCACCCAGCCAAAACGCTGTGATGTGGCAGAGCTTAAAGTAAGGCCGCACCTTCAACTGATTTAG
- a CDS encoding DUF2243 domain-containing protein translates to MISLLHNCITCNKRVQDMIWDGTFYENLLTLFLAFIIIAVIVVVLSYLSGMRHQAFMDNHPMTASYTPVPLTTAAMVLGIGIGGFIDGIVLHQLLQWHQMLTNVLPPDTLEAKSVNMFWDGIFHLFTLIVTLVGIVLLWRLAGRRYIDLSFRMLAGGMLSGWGIFNIVEGTVNHHILKLHNVRDNVADPDIWNYGFLAISVVMFIVGFFISRNK, encoded by the coding sequence ATGATATCATTGCTACATAACTGCATTACCTGCAATAAGCGCGTGCAGGATATGATTTGGGACGGGACGTTTTATGAAAACCTGCTTACCCTGTTTCTGGCTTTTATAATTATTGCAGTAATAGTGGTTGTGCTTAGCTACCTTAGTGGCATGCGGCACCAGGCATTTATGGATAATCATCCTATGACAGCATCCTACACGCCGGTACCGCTCACTACCGCTGCAATGGTTTTAGGCATAGGCATTGGCGGGTTTATAGACGGTATTGTACTGCACCAGTTGCTGCAATGGCACCAGATGCTTACTAATGTTTTGCCGCCAGATACGCTTGAGGCCAAAAGCGTGAACATGTTTTGGGACGGTATTTTTCACCTGTTTACGCTTATAGTTACGCTGGTTGGCATTGTGCTGCTGTGGCGGCTTGCCGGGAGGAGGTATATTGACCTGTCCTTCCGTATGCTGGCAGGCGGTATGCTGAGCGGCTGGGGCATCTTTAATATTGTGGAAGGCACGGTGAACCACCACATACTGAAACTGCACAATGTGCGCGACAATGTTGCCGACCCTGATATCTGGAACTACGGTTTTTTGGCCATATCTGTAGTAATGTTCATTGTGGGCTTTTTCATCTCAAGAAACAAATAG
- a CDS encoding manganese catalase family protein, whose protein sequence is MFYHDSKLQYTVRVDRPDPMFAKMLQQAIGGIEGEIRVCLQYLFQAWGSRGPVKYRDMLMETGTEEISHIEMLATAVALNLEVAPNDMKDEMVAESPIIGAIMGGANPRHYLSAGLAAMATDSNGVPFNGSWVVGSGNLAADMYANVMAESTGRVLATRLWNSTQDKGMKDMLAFLIARDTMHQNQWLAVLEEIGGLEGNHPIPNSFPQSEEIQQFSYSFVSTGLNDEENMSDTGRWAKGPSMDGKGEFTFDKAQPLGEKPVLAPPAPEGFAQNEQMGENGLHIT, encoded by the coding sequence ATGTTTTACCACGATTCAAAACTACAGTACACGGTGCGGGTTGACAGGCCCGACCCAATGTTTGCAAAAATGCTTCAGCAGGCCATTGGCGGAATTGAAGGAGAAATACGCGTATGCCTGCAATACCTCTTCCAAGCGTGGGGGTCACGCGGGCCTGTTAAGTACCGCGACATGCTTATGGAGACCGGCACTGAGGAGATAAGCCATATAGAAATGCTGGCCACGGCAGTAGCACTTAATCTTGAAGTAGCCCCCAATGACATGAAAGATGAAATGGTGGCCGAGAGCCCTATAATTGGCGCAATAATGGGTGGCGCTAACCCGAGGCATTATCTTTCAGCAGGGCTGGCTGCAATGGCGACTGATAGTAACGGCGTGCCCTTTAACGGGTCGTGGGTTGTGGGCAGCGGTAACCTTGCTGCTGATATGTATGCCAATGTAATGGCTGAATCTACCGGGCGTGTACTGGCAACCAGGTTGTGGAACTCAACACAGGATAAAGGTATGAAAGATATGCTGGCTTTCCTCATAGCGCGTGATACCATGCACCAGAACCAGTGGCTTGCCGTGCTTGAAGAAATAGGCGGGCTTGAAGGCAACCACCCTATACCGAACAGTTTCCCGCAGAGCGAGGAAATACAGCAGTTCAGCTATTCATTTGTGTCTACCGGGCTTAATGATGAAGAAAACATGTCAGACACCGGGCGTTGGGCAAAAGGCCCTTCAATGGATGGAAAAGGCGAGTTCACTTTTGATAAGGCACAGCCGCTTGGTGAAAAACCTGTACTGGCCCCACCAGCACCCGAAGGCTTCGCACAAAATGAGCAGATGGGCGAAAACGGGCTGCACATCACCTAA
- a CDS encoding SDR family oxidoreductase, with product MQKILTAIVVCLLLQSCATWKPGTMGQKKIGQKTYVIVGASSGLGRGVAEELGRCGANVVIAARRTELLEEIAGIIRNAGGKATVVTMDISKPEDVQRVASDAIRDYGKIDVWINMAGIGAIGRFWEIPSADMARVVDVNLKGFIYGSQVAVQQFKTQGYGVLINVGSVDSETPHAYQAVYSATKAGIRSMDLALSQELRLNGFQKKKGGNHRALGCRYALLEARCQL from the coding sequence ATGCAAAAAATATTGACCGCGATTGTAGTGTGCCTGCTGCTGCAAAGCTGCGCCACCTGGAAACCGGGAACTATGGGACAAAAGAAAATAGGGCAGAAGACATATGTTATTGTCGGGGCATCAAGTGGCTTAGGCCGCGGTGTGGCTGAGGAGCTTGGGCGCTGCGGGGCTAATGTAGTTATTGCTGCGAGACGTACAGAGCTGCTTGAAGAGATAGCCGGCATCATAAGAAACGCAGGAGGCAAAGCAACTGTTGTTACTATGGATATAAGCAAGCCTGAAGATGTGCAGCGCGTTGCCAGTGATGCTATACGTGATTACGGTAAAATTGATGTATGGATAAACATGGCAGGTATTGGCGCCATAGGCCGTTTTTGGGAGATACCTTCAGCAGATATGGCACGGGTGGTTGATGTAAATTTGAAAGGCTTTATATACGGGAGCCAGGTTGCAGTGCAGCAGTTTAAAACACAAGGCTATGGCGTGCTTATAAATGTGGGCTCGGTTGATAGTGAGACACCCCATGCGTACCAGGCGGTGTATTCGGCTACTAAGGCCGGCATACGCAGTATGGACCTTGCGCTTAGTCAGGAATTAAGGCTCAACGGATTTCAAAAAAAAAAAGGTGGTAACCATAGAGCCCTGGGCTGTAGATACGCCCTTTTGGAGGCACGCTGCCAATTATAG